The sequence CGTCCAAAGCCATATGCGCAAGGCCTTTCGTCAAAACCCCAAGTTATTCGAAGGTTATTCACAAAATACGGTGTAACGCGAGGGAAATATCAACCCGATTGCGTGCCACCTGCGACATTCTGCACCTTATAGAATGCGAGGAGGATACCCCATGAAAATCGGATGCCCAACCGAGATCAAGCCACAAGAATTCCGCGTCGGCATGACGCCCAATGCCGCGCAAGAGGCTGTAGCCCACGGTCATGACGTCATCATTCAATCGGGCGCCGGTTTGGGCGCCGGGTTCGAGGATGCCGCTTATGAGGCGGCTGGCGCCAAGATCATCGACACCGCCGAGGAAGTCTTTGCCACGGCCGACATGATTGTGAAAGTCAAAGAACCCCAAGCAGTCGAACGCAAGATGCTGCGCGAAGGCCAGCTTCTGTTTACCTATCTTCACCTCGCACCCGACCCCGCCCAAACCCGTGACCTGCTTGAATCCGGCTGTACGGCCATTGCCTATGAAACAGTGACCGATGATCGTGGCGGCCTGCCGCTGCTGGCGCCCATGTCTGAGGTTGCCGGCCGTCTGGCGCCGCAGGTGGGGGCCTATACCCTGCAAAAGGCCAATGGTGGCCGTGGTGTTTTGATGGGCGGCGTGCCCGGCGTCGGCCCGGCGAAGGTTCTGGTCATTGGCGGCGGTGTCGTGGGCACCCACTCTGCCCGTATCGCGGCAGGTATGGGCGCGGATGTGACCGTGCTCGACCGTTCGCTGCCGCGCCTGCGGTACCTTGATGATGTCTTTGGCGACACGTTCAACACCGGCTATTCCTCGGCGGGCCTTCTGGCCGAGCATCTGGAAGAGGCCGACATGGTCATCGGTGCGGTCCTCATTCCCGGGGCCGAGGCGCCCAAGCTGGTGCGCCGTGATCAGTTCCCCAGCATGAAACCGGGTGCGGTTCTGGTGGACGTTGCAATCGACCAGGGCGGCTGCTTCGAGACCTCAAAGGCGACCACCCACGCCGACCCGATCTATGAGGTTGATGGCATCATGCACTACTGCGTGGCCAACATGCCCGGTGCTGTTGCGCGCACCTCGACGATTGCGCTTGGCAACGCCACGATGCCCTTCATGCTGGCCTTGGCCGACAAAGGGTGGAAACAGGCCTGTGCCGACGATCCGCACTTGCTGAACGGTTTGAACGTCCACGCCGGGCAGTTGACCTATTACGCCGTGGGCAAGGCCCTTGGGATCGACGTGATCTCGCCGCAAATGCTTGTCAAAGGATAAGATAAATTTCCGGGCCCCCATGCGGGGCCCGGTTACTTTTGGGCCGACTCAAGTGCAGGTCGCAGCAGGCGGAGCACTTCTTCACTGTGCGAATAGGCAAGCGCATGGCCCGCGCCTTCAATGACGTCATGTTCTGCCCTGCGGTTCCACTCGGCCAGTTTGCCCATCCCAGAGATCGGAATCACATCATCATCGCGCCCCCAGATCGCCAGAACCGGCAGGCCGCATTCGGCAATCGTGCGATGCTCCTCCTCAAGGTCGCGGTCCAAAATCCCCCGCATAGAAGCCAGAACCGCCCCCCGAAACCCGCGGTACCGCAGTTCATTCTGCTGCCGATCCACGATATCCGGCACGCTTGAGGGCATGTCGCGCTCGGTCTCGGTCCCCTTGCGGAAAGACCGGCCATACATCGCCATGAAAAGCCACCGCCCAAAGCCGCCGTAATTCACCACCAAGCGCGCCACAGGGCCAAGATCATGCCCCATCCCTGCCGGAGCCAGCAGGATCAGCTTTTTCAGCCGCTCAGGGTGCTGCGCCGCATAGCAGGCCCCGATCGCGCCACCCATGGAGTAACCGATAAGCGTAAACCGATCAGCTACCTCAAGATGCGCCAGCAATTCCTCAAGTTGTGCTGTAAAATAGCCCCCCTCCTGCGCCCCACGGGGCCGGTCTGAATACCCGCGCCCATACAGGTCATAGGTCAACACCCGATAGCCCGCCTCGGCCAACCGGGGGGCGATCCCTTCCCAGACAAAGGATGGCGTTGTCAGGCCGTGAACGCAGACGACCAATGGCCCACCTTCCGGGCCAAGCCATTGATAGTGCGTCACTCCGCGCGACAGTTCCGCAAACTCACCGGGTGCGGACTGCCGGGCCGATGGCCCCATGCGCGGGCGCAAAACCTCGGCCACCGTGGGCGCCAGAATCACCCCCGCCAGACCGGCAAAAAACCACTCGATCATTGCGCGTTCTGCCACGCATCAAGGATGTAGCGGCTTGTCATCAGGTCCAGATGCGCGCCGCCGCCATTCTTGAACAGAGTGATCTCGTCTTCGCTTTGCCGGGTGAATTTTTCAGGTTCATAATGATCGGCCAGAAGGTCATCGCGGGTGATTGTCCCAGCCTCAAGCGGGATCTTGATCTCGCCTATATGGCCTACTGTGGTGTCATAGCTGTCCACGAATATACGTACCCGCTTGATGCCCTCATCATCCACCTCGCGCATATCCGGGCGGTAGGCCCCGATCACATCGATATGCTGACCCGGTTGGAACCATTCTCCCTTCAGGACCGGTTCGGTCGACATGGTGGCCGAGGTGACGATATCGGCATCCTTGACCGCGCGTTCCAGATCATCCGCCACCCGCAGGCCCGGGCAATCCTCGCACATGGCTTCGGCATTGGCGCGGGTGCGGTTCCAGACGCGGAAGCGCGCCTTGGGGAAGGCGGCCTGATAGGCCTCGAATAGCGACCGGCCCACGGTTCCGGCACCCACGATCAGGATGTTTTCGCTGTCGGGGCGGGCCAGTTTGCGCGCGGCAAACAGGCTATCGCCCGCCGTCTTCCACTTGGTCACAAGATGAAAGTCTACAAGTGCGGCCAGTGTGCCGTCTTTGTCCGAATACAGGTTCACCGCGCCGTTGATCATCGGATCCCCCTTGCCGGGGTTCCCGGGAAAGATCGTGGCGGTTTTCACGGCCATGCCCATTCCGTCGATCCAGGCCGCGCGCGACAAAAGGGTATCGGGATCGCGGTAGAGGAAGGTATCGCCGATCTCGGCCTTGGGCAGTTTGTGACCGGCCTCAAAGGCATCGCAGAGGCCAAGCCAATCAAGGTGTTTCTGGCCCTCGTCGAATGGAATGATCGTGATGCTCATTGTGCTTCGTCCTTTGTCAGCAGTCCCTGTTTCACCAGACAATGCGCCCATCCTTCCGGGCCGTCAAACAAGTGGGTCTGCCAGCCACGCGCCTGCGCGGCTGCGATATTGTCGTGCCGGTCATCGGTGAACAGGAGGGTGTCCGGAGAAAGCCCGCAATCCGCCTCGACGGCGGCATAGATGGCGGCGTCTGGCTTGATCATCCCCATCTGTCCTGAAATGTAGTGCCGGTCGAACTCTTCCAGAAAGGGGTATTTGGCGACACTTACGGGGAAGTTTTCAGCCCCGAAATTCGACAGGGCGAAAACAGGAATGCCCTTAGTTCGTAATTGTCTCAATAGATGCACGCTCAGCGGGATGGCAGGGCTTGCCACATCGGCCCAGTTGTCGCGGATCATCATGATTGCATCGTGCCAATCTGCATGGGCTTGTGCGGTGCCCTCAACCACTTGGTCAAAGGCATGTCCCGCATCAATCCGGTTCATCATGCTGTGGATATCGACCTCGGAAAACATCGCCCGGGTGCGCTCTTCGCCGATGTGGTAGGCGAAGTAGCGCTCGGGTTGCCATTCGATCAGGACGTTGCCGATATCGAAGATCACCGCGTTGATGGGCATAGCTATCTCCGCCGCGGGGCCTTGCCCGCCAATGTGTCATCCTTAACCGACTCGCGCCAAAGCAGATAAAGACCCGATCCAATGATCAAGGCAATCCCGATCCATGCCGTGGGTGCGGGCCAAGTGCCGAACACCGTCACCCCCCACATGATCGCCATCGGCATCGCGACATATTCAAAAGGCGCAGCAAAGGCAGCCTCGGAAAGGCGGTAGGCCTGAGATATAAAAAAGCCCCCCATGACGCCGCTGAGGCCCAGCATGAAGAGGACGGGCCAATCTTCGGCCATGACTGGCCCCCATGCCCGTAACAGGAATGACAGTGAAGGATGCGTCTCGGTGGCATAGGCCCCATGCCCGAGTGTCAGACCGAAACCCGCACTGGCGATGATAAAGGTCACCTGGATGTAAAAGGCCATTGTGGCTGCACTTTCCGTGCCTCCGATCTTGCGTGCGACGATGTGGATCACCGCGTAAAGCATAGCCGCCAGCATAGGCAGTAGCGAGGCGATCTGAAACGCCGAGGTGCCCGGTTTCACGATCACAAGGACGCCCATGAACCCGACGGCAATCGCCGCCCACCGGCGCATTCCTACGGTCTCGCCCAGAAACACCACCGAGAATACGGTAATCACCAAGGGCGAGATGAAGAACACCGCTACCGCATCTGCAATCGGCATCGCGGCAAGGCCCAGAAACAGGCACATATTGGCAATGACGACACAGACGCCACGTAGCAAATGCATTTTTAGGCGCCGGGTGCGCATCACTTTGAACCCGCCGCTCAGCGGCATGATCACGGCCAGCATAACGAGCGTCCCAATGGATGAGCGAATGAAAATCACCTGATGCAGGGCATAAGTGTCTGACAGGAACTTGATACCCACGTCGTTGAGCGAAAAACACATGACAGCCATAAGTGCGAAAAGCGCACCTGTCAGGTTTGATTGCTGGACGGTCGCGGGGATCATAACAGGCCTCTGGGTTCAGCCGGAGGCGGCGCGTACGGCCCTCTCCAGCGCGTCCAGAAAACGGGAGCGGTCAGCCTTTGTAAACCCCTTGCCGCCACCCTGCCGAAAGGGATCGGCGGCGCGCAGATCGGCCATCAGGTCACGGGTGGCAAGCACCTGTCCTATGTTGCGCTCGGTCAGGGCCTCGCCGTTGTGTTTCAACACCTGTGCACCGGCTTCGATGCATTTCGCGGCCAGTGGTATATCTCCGGTGATCACCACGTCTCCCGGTCCGGCGCGGTCCGCGATCCATTGGTCGGCCACATCGGGGCCTTCCGGCACAATCACCGTATCGACCAGAGGGTTTTGCGAGGGGCGTAAACCGCCGTTCGACACGATGAAAATATGTAATCCATGACGGGTGCCCACCTTCTCCACTTCGGCCTTCACCGGGCAGGCGTCGGCATCGACATAGATGCTCACTTTTTGGCCTTCTTGGCTTTTCCCTCGTCGCGTTTGACCTTGTATTCCTCGGGAATGGGCATGCGGTTGAAGGCATCCAGACCGGCGATCTTGTACGCTTCGGCCAGCGTGGGGTAATTGAAAGTGTTCTGCACGAAGTAATCCACCGTGCCCTTCAGGTTCAGGACCGCCTGCGCGATGTGAATCAGCTCGGTCGCGCCTTCGCCTACGATCTGCACGCCCAGAACCCGGCGGGTCTTGAGCGAGAACAGCATTTTCAACATGCCGTGTTCCAGCCCCATGATGTGCCCGCGTGAGGTTTCGCGGAACCGGGCAATGCCCACCTCATAGGGAATGCCGCGTTCCTGCATTTCTTCTTCGGACATGCCGCAGGTGGAAATTTCGGGTACCGAGTAGATGCCATAAGGGAACCAGGGGCTTTCCGGCAATGTCGGCGTGTCAAGCGCATGGCAGGCCGCAACGCGCCCCTGTTGAAGCGAGGTGGAGGCCAACGAGGGGTGCCCGATCACATCGCCGGTGGCATAGATATGCGGCACGCTGGTTTGATAGGTCTTGCGGTTCACCTCAAGTCGTCCACGGTGGTCGGTCTCAAGCCCCGCGGCAGCCACGTCCAATTTGTCGGTCGCGCCCATACGCCCGGCGGCAAAGAGCAGCATTTCCGACCGTACGTGGCGACCGTTGGCCAAGGAAACCTCAACGTGACTTCCGCCATCCTCGACCTTCTCGATGGCTGAGCCAAGCCTCAGATCTACGCCGTTTTCACGAATTTGGTGGGTGAATTCCTCGATTAGCCGACGGTCAATGAAATCCAGAAAACTGTCGCGTGGTTCGATCAATGTTACCCTCACATCGAGGGCCGAGAACATCGTGGCATATTCCACGCCGATCACGCCCGCGCCCACGACGATCAGGCTACGGGGGATTTGCGCCAGTTCGAGAAACTCGTCGCTGTCGACAATGGTTGTGCCATTGAAGGGGATATTGTCGGGCCGGTAGGTTTTGGTGCCCGTCGCGATCAGGAACTTGTCGCCGGAAACCTTTGTGACCTCGCCCGCATCGGTATCGACTTCGACCTCTGTCGGGCTGACAAAGCGCGCCATGCCGCTCAGGGTATCGACGTGGTTTCGGTTGAACTGATGCTCCAGCACATCCACCTCGTAGTCCAAGGTCATGTGCAGCCGTGATTTCAGGTCCCCCGCGCCGATATCATCTTTCACGCGATAGGATTGCCCGTAAAAACTCCGCTCACGCCAACCAGACAGGTTCAGCACGGTTTCACGCAGGGTTTTCGAGGGGATCGTCCCGGTATGCACCGAAACCCCGCCAAGACGATCCTTGCGGTCGATGACCAGTACACGGCGCTTGAGTTTGCCGGCCTGGATTGCGGCCGCACGTCCCGAAGGGCCGGAACCGATAATGATCAGGTCGTAATGTGACATGGCTTACCCCGCATAAAGCGCTTCGGCGTGGAAGCTGATGTGATCTTCCATGAAGCTCGACACAAAGAAATAGCTGTGGTCATAGCCCGGTTGCATGCGCAGGGTCGCTTGCTGGCGTTTTTCGGCGCAGGCGGCGGCCAGGGCTTCGGGGCGCAAAAGGTCGATGAACTGATCCTGCGTGCCGGTATCTACAAGAACGGGGCCGTCAAAGCCACGTTCGCGCATCAGGATGCTTGCGTCATGCGCGGCCCATTGGCTTTCGTTATCGCCAAGGTAGGCGGAAAACTGTTTGCGGCCCCAGTCACTCGCGGTCGGGTTCGAGATCGGGGAGAAAGCCGAGACGCTGGTATAACGACCGGGTAGAGACATCGCCAAGGTCAGCGCGCCGTGCCCGCCCATGGAGTGGCCGGTGATGGCTTGGCGGTCTTCGTCAATGGCGAAGTTTGCGGTCAGCACGCGGGGTAGTTCGTCGGCAATATAGTCCCACATCCGAAAATGCGGCTTCCACGGATCTTGGGTGGCATTGACGTAAAAGCCAGCGCCTTGGCCCAGATCATAGGCCTCGTCATTGGCCACGCCTTCGCCACGTGGTGAGGTGTCGGGAAAGCACAGGGCGATCCCCTGCTCGGCGGCCCAACCTTGGGCGGCGGCCTTGGTCATCGCGTTTTCATGGGTGCAGGTTAGTCCCGATAGATACCAAAGCACAGGCACCGGACCATCCTTGGCCTCCGCAGGCAGGAAAAGGCCAAAGGTCATGTCGCAGGAGCAGGCCTCGGATTTATGAGTATAGACGCCTTGAACCCCGCCGAAACAGGCGTTTTCCGATACGGTTTCCATGATGCAATCCCTTTCGCGATGGATGTTTGGCCCGACAGTCACCACGGCGCGGGCCACATGGCAACCCCATAGACGGCAATCGTCAATAAAGTCCCGACACCCAGCCGATAATTAGCGAAACAGTGGCAACGGCCAATGTCGTGGAGATCAGGATCGAGGCTGAAACCCGCTGTGGCGCCACGCCATAGTGACTGGCGAGGATGAAGACGTTTCCAGCCACAGGCAGGGCCGCAGCCGCGACCATCACTGCGGCTGAATAGGGCGCGACGGGAAAAAGTATCAGGGCCGAGAGCGCTACAAAGGCAGGGTGCAGCACCAGTTTGCAGAATGACAGCCAGCCGGCCACGAAGGGCCGCTCGGCGGATTTCGAGGCCAGCGAGGCGCCGATGGCAAAAAGGGCTCCGGGTGTTGCAGCTCCGCCTAGAATGCTCACAAACTGGTTCATAGGGTCCGGGATCGGCAAGTTGAGCGCCGACCACGCCAGCCCAAGAACAATCGAAACGATCATCGGGTTCTTGAGTAATCCAATCCCTACGGTTCGCAGGATGCCAAAGCTCATACGGCCATCCCGAGACCCGGTGATAAGGATCACCACGAGTGAACCAAAAACGATCAAATCCACGGCGAGAACCATCATCACCGGCCCAATCGCGGCCTGGCCCATCAAGAGAACCAGCATCGGCACGCCAAGGAAACCCACGTTGCCGATCACCGCGCATTGCGCCTCGATCGCGGCCTCCTCGACGCTGACGCGGCGCAGGAGGGCGACCATGGTGGCCAACCCGTAAACAAAGGCCGTACCCCAAAGGTAAGCCATGACAAACCGCCAATCGAGAACCTCGCTCATGGATAGGTTGGCGGAAAAGCGAAACAGCATGGCCGACAGCGCGAAGTAGAACACGAACTTAGTCAGCCAAGCGGTCGCTTCCTCACTGAAGAAGCCCGTACGCCCGGCGCCATAGCCCAACCCGATGATCAGGAAGAACGGCAGTGTTTGTAGAAAAATATCCAGCATCTGCCGCTTGTTAGCATCTGGCAGCTAATGGTCAATCACCGGATGCTATCCACTGCCGATCAAAACGCCCGCGGCAAAGACAAGTGCACCACCCAAAACCACCTGAAATGCAGCCCGGAAAAAGGGTGTTTCCATGAATTTGTTCTGTATCCAGGCAATGGCCCAAAGTTCGACGAAGACCACGAAGATCGCGATAATGGTGGCTGTCCAGAAATCCGGAATCAGGTAGGGTAGCGCGTGACCGAGGCCACCCACGGTTGTCATGATGCCCGAAGCAAAGCCACGTTTGAGCGGGCTGCCGCGCCCTGACAGTTCGCCATCATCGCTAGCGGCCTCAGTGAAACCCATCGAAATTCCGGCCCCGACCGACGCGGCAAGACCCACAAGGAAAGTGGTCCATGTATCTTGCGTCGCAAAGGCGGTGGCGAAGATCGGTGCGAGGGTCGAGACCGAGCCATCCATCAGGCCTGCAAGGCCCGGCTGTACCCATGTCAAAACGAACTGGCGCTTTGAGACCTCGGCCTCGGTATCGCGGGCCTCTTCATCCAGATGTGCATGCTCAAGCTCACCGGCGCGGTCTTGGTGGCCGGCTTCGGCCGCAGCCAGATCACCCAGAAGTTTGCGGGTTGCGGCATCGCTCGTGCGTTGCGCGGCCTTGAGGTAAAACGCCTCGGCGTCGCGCTCCATCATTTCCGCTTCTGCGCGGATGCGGTTGATCCCGAGGTTTTCAACCAACCAAACGGGCCGTCGGGCATAGAAGCCGGCCACATGCTCGCGCCGGATCAGAGGGATCACGTCGCCAAAACGGGCCTTGTGAAGGTCGATCAAGGATTGCCTGTGCCCGTCCTCTTCTTCGGCCATGCCGTCGAATACCTTGGCCGTATCGGGAAAATCGGGGCGCAGCCGTTCGGCATAGCTCCGATAAATGCGGGCGTCGTCTTCTTCGGATGAAATGGCGAGGGCAAGGATCTCTTGTTCGCTCAGATCAGAGAAGCGGCGGCGAGAGGAAACTCCTGGGATCATGGTCTACTCCTTAGAACGGTTCTAAAATACTTGCCGTCATCGGAAATGCAATGCCATTAACCAAACTAATTAGTTCAGAAATGCCTTGAAAAGTGAACCGAATGGTTTAGTTTGTATCTAAACGAATCAGTTTAGATGGAGATGAGCGATGAAAAACCTCTTGATGGCTCTTTGCCTAGTGTCCCTCGCTGCGCCAACAGCGGCAATGAGTATTGATACATCTACGCTGACGCCGACACTGACCTACCCCGAGCCCGTCTCGGAACCTGTCACCAAGGATAACAGCGGCATGTCCAAGTAAGTCGTTGAACCGCCTGTGTCATTCCGTGACGGCGGGCTTGCGAATGACCCCTCGAGCCGATTAAACTGTTTCGGCTCGGGGAGGGTCCGCATGACGGCAGAGTCCGCAGAAATCAAAAAAGGCCGAAAGTTCGAACAAGTCCTTAATGGGGCGCGCGAGGTTTTCATGCGCGACGGGTTCGAGGGGGCCAGCGTGGACGACATCGCCAAGGTGGCGGGGGTGTCGAAGGCAACGCTATACAGCTATTTCCCCGACAAGAGATTGCTGTTTTCTGAAGTGGCCAAGGCCGAATGTAACCGGCAAGCAGATGGTGCGACGGCAGAGATTGACATCGACGCGCCCGTTGAAGTGAACCTTGCTGCGGCCGCACGGCATCTAGTGGGTTTTTTCCTGTCGGATTTCGGCAGTCAGGTCTTTCGTATCTGCGTGTCCGAAGCGCACCGCTTTCCTGATTTGGGCAAGCGGTTTTACGCTTCTGGGCCGGCCTTGGTGCGCGAGCGCATGATCCCAGTTCTGAAATCTTATGCGGACAAGGGGGAGCTTGAGATCGAGGATTACGAATTGGCGGTCAATCAATTCGCCGAGCTATGTAAATCAGACTTGTTCGTGCGCAAGCTGTGCGGTTTGCAAAGCGATTTTTCCCAAGAGGACGTGGATCGAGTCATCGAAGGTGCGGTCGAGATGTTCGTTGCACGCTACGGGACAAGGTCGAAAACCTGATTTGGTGGCGCCATGTTTTGGCGCCACCGTTGTTCTTGTGGCCCTCAGATGCCGACTTCGACAACTGCCTTGGCTAGGACCGGTACGGTATCCTTGTTCAGGCCCGCGATATTGAGGCGCGAATCCCCAACCATGTAAATCCCGTGATCGGCGCGCAGTTTTTCGACCTGATCAGGCGATGCGCCGAGGCGTGAGAACATACCGCGGTGTTGCGCGAGAAAGCCAAAGCGATCCGAGCCAGAGAGTTTCTGCAATTCATCCGCCAATTGTGTGCGCAGGCTCAGCATACCTTTGCGAACCTCTTCCAGTTCCGCTTTCCAATCCGCGCGCAGGTCATCGTCGTTCAACACGATGCCAACCAGCCGCGCGCCATGATCGGGCGGGAAGGAGTAGTTCTGCCGATTGAGGTAGGCAAGATTTCCTTGGGCAATCGCCTGCATCGACTTGTCCTGCGCCACCGCCATCAGAAGGCCCGTGCGTTCGCGGTAAATCCCGAAGTTCTTGGAGCAACTGGCCGCGATCAGGGTCTCAGGGCAGCCCGCGGCGACAGCGCGCGTGGCGGCGGCATCTTCGTCCAGACCATCACCAAAGCCTTGATAGGCGATGTCGATCATCGGGATCGCGCCTTTTTCGTTCATCAGGTCGATCACGGCCTTGAACTCGACCATGTTCAGGTTGGCCCCGGTGGGGTTGTGGCAGCAGCCGTGCAGCAAGACGACATCGCCTTTGCGCACTTGGCCCAGATCTTCCATCATCCCGCCGAAATTGACCCCGCCCGAGGCGTTGTCGAAATAGCGGTACATGATGGTTTCCATGCCCAGATACTTGAGAATGCTCAGGTGGTTGGGCCATGTCGGATCAGAGACAAAAACGCGTGCCTCGGGGTTGGCCATGCGAACCAGTTCAAACGCCTGACGCACCGCGCCGGTGCCGCCTGGTGTGGCAACGGCAGAAAACTGGTCGCGCGCGACGCTGTTGCCCAGAACAAGATTGATCATCGCATCGGTAAAGGCCGGGTCCCCCGCAAGGCCGGTATAGGCCTTTGTGGTTTCCTCGTCCCACCAGCGGCGCTCGGCCTCTTTCACGGCGCGCATGATCGGAGTCACGCCCTGCGGGTTTTTGTAGACGCCGACGCCAAGGTCGATCTTGGTGTCGCGCGGATCGTCCTTGTAGGCCTGCATCAGGGCAAGGATCTTGTCTTTGGGTTGTTCCTTGAGGTGTTCGAACATCAGTCGTCTCCGGTGGCGACGGGCACGGTGGGGAAAGCCCCCCATTCTGTCCATGATCCGTCATAAAGCGCGTGATCGATCTTGCCGACGCGTTCAAGCGCAAGATTGACAATCGCCGCGGTTACGCCAGAACCGCAGCTTGTGATCGCGGGTTTACCCATGTCGACGCCCGAGGCGTCGAACACGGCGCGCAGATCGTCGGAGGATTTCATTGTCCCATCATCGTTCAGAAGGTCGCGATAATATACGTTCTTGGACCGCGGAATATGGCCACTACGCAGCCCCTCGCGGGGTTCGGGAACGTCTCCGCGGAAGCGTTCGGGTGAACGCGCATCGAGTATTTCGTAATCGCCCAGCTTTGAAGCCGCGGACACCTGCGTCACGTCTTTGACCATCTGGTTCTGGCGGCGGACGGTCATGTGCCTGTCGCGCACGATCGGCGGCATATCTTCGACCGGGTGACCATCAGCTTGCCACTTGGGCAGGCCCCCGTCCAGAACGGCGATGTTATCCTGCCCCATAAGGCGAAACAGCCACCAGACGCGGGCTGCCGAGAACAGCCCGTGGGCATCATAAACCACGACCTGATGACCGTCGCCGACGCCCATTGCACGCAAGCGGGACATGAATTTTTCGACCGGCGGCACCATGTGCGGCAGGTCCGAACGGTTATCGCTGATGTCGTCGATGTCGAAGAAACGCGCGCCGGGAATATGGGCTTGGGCGTATTCAGCCTTGGCATCACGGCCTTCGGCCGGCATGAACCAAGTGCCATCCAGAACCCGAAGGTCTGGGTCTTTCAGATGCTTGGCAAGCCAGCTGGTGGAAACGAGTGTTTTTGGGTCGTCTTGTGCCATCGGTGCCCCCGGTTTGCGGACGCCTTCTGACTAGCGTGCGGGGGCGTGAAGGGCAAGGGCGGGCACCGGGGTTGATGCCCGCCGACGTCTTATTTGCCCAACATTTTCTTGACCATGCCGACAATCGCCAGCAGCACGCCGCCACCGACACCGCCCGAGGCCACTTGTCCGATAATCGCGCCGATGTCGGCGCCGCCTGCGGCTGACGCCACACCACCAGCACCAAGCATGGACAGGATCTGACCGCCCAGACCACCGCCGAGGATGCCTGCGATGGAGTTGCCCAAGAGGCCGAGGTTGATGTTCTTGAACAGGCCGCCGGCGACATTGCCGCCCACGGCGCCAGCAATCAGGCTTATGAGTAGTTCCATTATGTGTCCCCCTTCCGTTTAAACACCTGAACAGGTTAGCGGGAGAGCTTCGAAAAATAAGGGGAAAAGGGCTTGGGCACTTCCCCTAGCCGTGTTCCTTGAGCAAGCGCTGTTTCTGGCGGTTCCAATCGCGCTTGGCCTGGGTTTCGCGCTTGTCATGGGCTTTCTTGCCCTTGGCGATCCCGATCTTCAGTTTGGCGATGCCCTTGTGGTTGAAGTAGAGAACCAATGGCACAAGCGTCATGCCTTTGCGCTGTGTCGCGTTCCACAGGTCGGCCAATTCCTTCTTGGAAACCAATAGTTTACGCTTGCGCTTTTCTTCATGCGCAAAGGTCTTGGCTTGCTCATAGGGCGCGATATAGGAGTTCACCAACCACAGTTCGCCATCGTCCACGCTGGCATAGCTTTCCGCGATATTCGCCCCACCTTCGCGCAGGGATTTTACCTCGGAACCCTCAAGGATGATGCCGCATTCCAGATCGTCTTCGATGGCATAGTCGAACCGGGCGCGGCGGTTTTCGGCCACGACCTTGTAGTTCGGGTTGTCCTTCGGTTTTGCCATCTCTGTTTACCTTGTGCGGCGCTGCGGAAGCACCAAGATAGACCCTGTGAGAGGGCGATGAAAGGGGGGGCAGTGCGAATCGGTGTTAAGCCCTTGGATTAACGGCATAAACCCCGGTCTGCATCGCGTCGGTATTCTGTCGGTATCGCGTCGGTATTCCGGCCGGTATCGGCTCAGGTTAACAGGCCGCGCGC comes from Roseovarius bejariae and encodes:
- the ald gene encoding alanine dehydrogenase, with product MKIGCPTEIKPQEFRVGMTPNAAQEAVAHGHDVIIQSGAGLGAGFEDAAYEAAGAKIIDTAEEVFATADMIVKVKEPQAVERKMLREGQLLFTYLHLAPDPAQTRDLLESGCTAIAYETVTDDRGGLPLLAPMSEVAGRLAPQVGAYTLQKANGGRGVLMGGVPGVGPAKVLVIGGGVVGTHSARIAAGMGADVTVLDRSLPRLRYLDDVFGDTFNTGYSSAGLLAEHLEEADMVIGAVLIPGAEAPKLVRRDQFPSMKPGAVLVDVAIDQGGCFETSKATTHADPIYEVDGIMHYCVANMPGAVARTSTIALGNATMPFMLALADKGWKQACADDPHLLNGLNVHAGQLTYYAVGKALGIDVISPQMLVKG
- a CDS encoding alpha/beta fold hydrolase, with protein sequence MIEWFFAGLAGVILAPTVAEVLRPRMGPSARQSAPGEFAELSRGVTHYQWLGPEGGPLVVCVHGLTTPSFVWEGIAPRLAEAGYRVLTYDLYGRGYSDRPRGAQEGGYFTAQLEELLAHLEVADRFTLIGYSMGGAIGACYAAQHPERLKKLILLAPAGMGHDLGPVARLVVNYGGFGRWLFMAMYGRSFRKGTETERDMPSSVPDIVDRQQNELRYRGFRGAVLASMRGILDRDLEEEHRTIAECGLPVLAIWGRDDDVIPISGMGKLAEWNRRAEHDVIEGAGHALAYSHSEEVLRLLRPALESAQK
- a CDS encoding ornithine cyclodeaminase family protein; amino-acid sequence: MSITIIPFDEGQKHLDWLGLCDAFEAGHKLPKAEIGDTFLYRDPDTLLSRAAWIDGMGMAVKTATIFPGNPGKGDPMINGAVNLYSDKDGTLAALVDFHLVTKWKTAGDSLFAARKLARPDSENILIVGAGTVGRSLFEAYQAAFPKARFRVWNRTRANAEAMCEDCPGLRVADDLERAVKDADIVTSATMSTEPVLKGEWFQPGQHIDVIGAYRPDMREVDDEGIKRVRIFVDSYDTTVGHIGEIKIPLEAGTITRDDLLADHYEPEKFTRQSEDEITLFKNGGGAHLDLMTSRYILDAWQNAQ
- a CDS encoding HAD family hydrolase, which gives rise to MPINAVIFDIGNVLIEWQPERYFAYHIGEERTRAMFSEVDIHSMMNRIDAGHAFDQVVEGTAQAHADWHDAIMMIRDNWADVASPAIPLSVHLLRQLRTKGIPVFALSNFGAENFPVSVAKYPFLEEFDRHYISGQMGMIKPDAAIYAAVEADCGLSPDTLLFTDDRHDNIAAAQARGWQTHLFDGPEGWAHCLVKQGLLTKDEAQ
- a CDS encoding DMT family transporter: MIPATVQQSNLTGALFALMAVMCFSLNDVGIKFLSDTYALHQVIFIRSSIGTLVMLAVIMPLSGGFKVMRTRRLKMHLLRGVCVVIANMCLFLGLAAMPIADAVAVFFISPLVITVFSVVFLGETVGMRRWAAIAVGFMGVLVIVKPGTSAFQIASLLPMLAAMLYAVIHIVARKIGGTESAATMAFYIQVTFIIASAGFGLTLGHGAYATETHPSLSFLLRAWGPVMAEDWPVLFMLGLSGVMGGFFISQAYRLSEAAFAAPFEYVAMPMAIMWGVTVFGTWPAPTAWIGIALIIGSGLYLLWRESVKDDTLAGKAPRRR
- a CDS encoding YaiI/YqxD family protein; this translates as MSIYVDADACPVKAEVEKVGTRHGLHIFIVSNGGLRPSQNPLVDTVIVPEGPDVADQWIADRAGPGDVVITGDIPLAAKCIEAGAQVLKHNGEALTERNIGQVLATRDLMADLRAADPFRQGGGKGFTKADRSRFLDALERAVRAASG